The genomic DNA TAAATTCATTTACTGGCTATTTTGCTAGGAATTATGTCCCAGGCTCTTTTCATGTTCATGTAGTTATATTGAAACTAGCCTTTGCCACCCATAAAGGCAGGATAGTTTGTCATTCCACCGTCAACATAAATTGTAGTGCCATGAATATAATTTGCTAAATCTGAAGCTAGGAATAAAGCAACATTTGCAATATCTTGTGCTTCGCCAATTTCTTTGGCTGGAATCATCTCAAGCGTTTCAGCACGCGTTTTAGGATCAGAAAATTTCTCTCGAGTATGCTCAGTAACAATTGCCCCTGGAGAAATATTATTAATACGAATGCCATATTGTGCGTATTCCATAGACATTGTTTCCATCATTAGTTTTAAGCCACCTTTACTTGCAGCATAATTAACGTAATTTGGCCAAGGGATAGTATCGTGAACACTTGATGTATTAATAATGATACCTTTTTTATCTTCTTTTAAGAAATGGTTTATAGCTTCACGTGATCCAATAAAAGCACCTGTAAGGTTAATATCAATCGCTTTTTGCCATTCTTCTACTGACATTTCATGAGAGGGGATAGGCTTCTCGAAACCAGCATTATTAATCATGATATCTAATGTACCATATTCATTTACCGCTGATTGGACTAAGTTTTTAACATCTTTTTCAACTGCAACATCACCTTGAACAGCAATTGCTTGTCCACCAGCATTTGTAATTGTTTGTTTTAAAGTTTCAATTTCATCTAAATGGCGATCAGAACGATAATTTAATACAACTTTTGCTTTGGCTTTACCAAAGTTTTCAGCAAGTGATTTCCCTATGCCACTTCCTGACCCCGTGATAACTACAACTTTATTTTCTAAATCTTGAAACATTTTGACTCCTCCTTAGTTAAAACGAACTATTTCAGATTTCCTAAAATAAACGCAGCAATAATAATGAGTATAATACCAGACCATATACCAATCATTTGGCGTTTATCTTTTTTCTCACCTAAAAGGAAAATACCGCCAAGTGTTGATACGATAACTAGTAATTGTGATAATGAGAAACTCGTTGCTACACCAACTTTAGGTTGAGAATAGAACATAAATAAATTACCAATAGCCCAAACTATACCAGGAATAAGGTTTAATGTCGTAGATTTGATATTTGTTTCGTGTCTCATTGATAGTAAAAAACCACCAATAGCCATACCTATTGATTGGAAGAATAAAGCATCAGTACCACTAACACCAAAAATATCTCCAATTACAACATAACCAACATAGCCGATAGTTGAGATAATTAAAATGAGTAGTGCTTTTTTAAACTCAGGGTCATCTGACTTACCAGCATTTTTGCCACGTAAAGATGTAAGTGCAATACCTGTTACTAATAAAATCATTGCAATGATACCCATCGTTACTTGAACGCCAGTACTCCATTCACCTAGGAATATAGCACTAAATAATGTTGTACCAACTAATTGCATCCCTGTAGAAATAGGCATCGTTTTAGATACACCAATTAAATTAACAGAACGTAATTGATTTCCTTGACCAAATGCCCATAATGCACCTGAAATTAAACCGACGATTATTACCGTTAAATTATCGAATTGAGCACGTCCCATTAATAATAGAACAATACCAACAATAAGAGCACCTAACGTTGTACCTCTGATTTGGTTATAAGGTCCGCCCCCTACAAACACATTAATTAAGACTACGCTTCCCCAAAATAGAGCGGGTAATAATGCGATTAAAATATCAACAAATTGCATTCCGAATCACTCTCCTATATCTATCTAAAGTGTTTTCCTTTCTTATTAACACTCGTGGAACATTTTATATGAAAATTTGATAAGTTAACAAATAATTGCTCATAATAAAAAAGTGTAATAATAACAAAGACCTATAAATTCAAATGGTTTTGAACTCATAGGTCTATTATGATTATTAGAAATTTTGTTGTATTTATAATTTGTATTTTTTGTATTCAGTGTCTATTTCAAAACCCAATTCATTAAACCGTTCGACAAGCGTTGCATTTTTACTACGAATTTTAAAATAAACCTTACTTAAATTAAAATGATTGAAAGCATAATTAATGGAATAAGATAGTAAATCAAATGCAATTCCTTTGAGACGATAGTCAGAATGGGAACTAAAATAACGTATCTCAGCAATAGATTGTTGTGAATCAATCTGTAAATAAAGGTAACCTTTTAGCAATCCCTCACTAACAAATAGAAATAATCGATTATTTTCATCTAAAGATTCTATGATTTCTTTAGGTGTTAGTGCGTTATGTTTAAATGTTTGTTCATGTAATTTACTAAAGGCTCTTTGGAACCCAGGTTGATAGTCAATAATATTTACGTCAGGTTCGGTTTTATCAATAGGTTTATAAACATTAAGATAGTAGTCTGTAAAATTATAATTCGCGCCTATCGATTTCATAATTGTTTTAGAATTATGTGTGCACTCATCATACGAAAAGTTAAATATAGCGTTTGGAGATTGGGCAATTTTAAAAGATGAAAATAATTCAATAAAGTGTTCAGTGTCAAAATGAAACGTATCATTTACATAAGGTCCAAGTACTTTAAATTTATCAGTTTCATAATTAATCCCCGTGATTAATGCGACAATAGTTTCATCTTCTATCATACAGTATACACCACAAGTATTTATGGATTCTTGAAGTAACTGTTTAACATCATCTTGTACTTTAGCTATTTTATATATATAAGACGCATATTCATCAGATGACGAATTAATAAAAGATATGATTTGGTTCAGGTCACTTACTTTAACAATTTGCATAGCGTACCTCCATTTCATTATCACTTTGATAAATTAATTATATTGTTATTTGGAAGTAAATGAAAGGTTGGACTATTGTCTATCGTGTTACAATTATAATCGTATTGAAAATCAAAGGGAAATAAAGGTATTTTGAAAGGAAAGTTTTATGAAATCATTAATCTTAGCAGAAAAACCTTCAGTAGCAAGAGATATTGCTGAAGCGTTAAATATTAAAGGTAAACGTAATGGCTATATAGAAAATGAACGTTATATAGTTACCTGGGCACTAGGTCACTTAGTTACGAATGCGCAACCTGAACATTATGATAAAGCATATAAAGAGTGGAAACTTGAAGATTTACCAATTATCCCTAAACAGATGCAAACAATTGTTATTGGTAAAACAAGTAAACAATTTAAAACGGTAAAGTCTCTGATCTTAAATAAAGAAGTTAAAGAAATTATTATCGCTACGGATGCGGGAAGAGAAGGGGAACTAGTTGCACGACTTATTTTAGATAAAGTTCGTACCAGTAAGACTATTAAACGATTATGGATTAGTTCAGTAACTAAAAAAGCTATTCAACAAGGGTTCAAACATCTTAAAGATGGTAAAGCGTATCAAAATTTATATGAAGCGGCTTTAGCAAGAAGTGAAGCGGATTGGATTGTAGGAATTAATGCTACGCGTGCACTAACTACGAAATATGATGCACAATTATCATTAGGACGTGTTCAGACACCAACGATACAACTAGTCAACGCCAGACAGCAAGCAATAAATCACTTTAAACCGAAAAAGTATTATACATTAACAGCTGATATCGATGGACTTACGTTTCAATTAAAAACGAATAATCAATATATGTCTAAAGAAGTCATAAGTCAAATTGCTGATGAAATTAGAGGTAGTGAAGTCATCATAAATAATGTTGATTCGAAAAAGAAAAAAAGTTATCCTAAGTCACTTTACAATTTGACGGATTTACAACAAGAGGCTTACCAACGATTCAAGATGGGGCCTAAAGAAACACTCAATACGATTCAAAATTTATATGAACGTCATAAAGTGCTCACATATCCTCGTACAGATTCAAATTATTTAACAGATGATATGGTAGATACGATTAAAGAAAGATTACAAGCTTTATTGGCTACTGATTATAAAGCGCAAATAAGACCATTAATAGGGCAATCCTATTCTAGTAAAATGCGTATATTTAATAACAGTAAAGTCTCTGATCACCATGCAATAATTCCAACAGAAGTGCGACCTGATATGCAAAGTTTAAGTAATAGAGAAAGCAAAGTTTATATGATGGTAGCTGAAAGATTTATAGCGTCTTTAATGGCGCCTCATGAATTTGAAGCAGTCAAAGTTGATGCTAATGTTGGGAATCATGTTTTAGTATTAAATGAAAAGATTACTCGCCAATTAGGCTTCAAGGCACTTACGAAAGATAGTAATGATGTTGTAAAGGAAAGTCATTTTAAAAAAGGTGAAAAACATCGTTTGCAAAATATTAAAGTGAACGAACATGAAACAACGCCTCCAGAATACTTTAATGAAGGTTCATTATTGAAGGCGATGGAGAATCCGCAAAATTATATTCAGCTTAATGATAAGAAACATGCGAACACACTCAAGCAAACAGGTGGTATTGGGACAGTCGCAACTAGAGCTGATATCATAGAAAAACTATTTAATATCAATGCGATTGAATCTAGAGACGGGAAAATTAAGGTAACTACAAAAGGAAAACAAATACTAGACCTTGCGCCTCAAGAGCTAACTTCACCATTATTAACGGCTGAATGGGAAGAAAAATTATTATTAATAGAAAAAGGAAAATATAATTCGCGACGTTTTATCGATGAAATGAAAGCATTCACTCAATCAATTGTTAATACGATTAAAACAAGTGAACAAAAATATAAGCATGATAATTTAACAACTACTGAATGTCCAACTTGTGGGAAATTTATGATAAAGGTTAAAACTAAAAATGGACAGATGTTAGTATGTCAAGATCCTTCATGTAAAACTAAAAAAAATGTACAACGAAAAACAAATGCACGTTGCCCAAATTGTAAAAAGAAAATGACTTTATTCGGTAGAGGTAAGGATGCAGTTTATCGATGTGTATGTGGCCACACAGAAACACAAGAACAAATGGATAAACGCTTTAAGAATAAGTCCAATAGCAAAGTTTCGAAAAAAGAAATGAAAAAATATATGAATAAAGAGGATTCACTTGAAAATAATCCGTTTAAAGATGCATTAAAAAACTTGAGATTATAGTTCAAAATCGAACTTAAATGATATCTTTTTGATAAAAGTTCGTTTTTAGTATTGTGTTTTTCAAAAAGTAATATTAAAATATTAAAGTATTTCAATAAAAGGAGTTTAAAGCCGTGAAAAAATACTTTCAGTTCGACAAATACGGTACTAACTATAAGAAAGAGATAATTGGTGGTATCACAACTTTCTTATCAATGGCATATATTTTAGCAGTTAATCCGCAAGTTTTAAGTTTAGCAGGCGTTAAAGGCGTTTCAGCCGACATGAAAATGGATCAAGGTGCTATATTTGTTGCTACAGCTTTAGCAGCATTTGTTGGTTCACTATTTATGGGACTTATCGCTAGGTATCCAATTGCTCTAGCACCTGGTATGGGATTAAACGCGTTCTTTGCATTTACAGTTGTTTTAACTATGGGTATACCTTGGCAGATTGGCTTAACAGGCGTATTATTCTCTGGTTTATTCTTTGCCATATTAACGATGACAGGGCTAAGGGAGACAATCATCAATGCCATTCCATATCAGATGAAAATGGCAGTGTCCGCAGGGATTGGTTTGTTTATCACGTTTGTAGGACTTCAAAGCGCTGGTATAATTGTTAAAAATGATTCCACTTTAGTTACGCTAGGTCATTTAACTAAAGGACCGGTATTATTAGCCATCTTTGGTATTATCATCACAATTATTTTATATGCAAGAAAAGTTCCAGGTTCAATCTTCATCGGAATGATTATCACTGCAATTGTAGGGATGATAACTGGATTGATACATACGCCATCTGGTGTTATTGGAGAAATTCCTAGTATTAAACCAACATTTGGTGCAGCTTTTGAAGCATTTAAAGATCCAAGTCAATTATTCACAATTCAATTTTTAATTGTAATCTTAACTTTCTTCTTCATTGATTTCTTTGATACTGCAGGTACATTAGTAGCAGTGGCATCACAAGCGGGGATTATGAAAGATAATAAATTACCTAGAGCAGGACGAGCATTATTTGCTGATTCATTAGCAACGATTGTTGGTGCAGTTTTTGGTACTACAACGACTACATCTTATATTGAATCAACATCTGGTGTAGCTGTTGGAGCTAGAACTGGGTTTGCAAGTATCGTAACAGGTTTCTGTTTCTTATTAGCACTTTTCTTTAGTCCATTAATTGAAGTGGTTACAAGTGCAGTAACTACACCTGCATTAGTAGTTGTAGGTATCTTAATGGCTTCAAACTTTGCTGAAATTAATTGGAAGAAATTTGAAGTTGCAGTTCCTGCATTTATTACAATTATTATGATGCCTTTATCATATTCAATTGCGACAGGTATTGCATGCGGATTTGTATTTTATCCTATTACAATGTTAATTACTAAAAAACATAAAGAAGTGCACCCAATTATGTATTTCTTAATGGTATTGTTCATATTGTACTTTATCTTTGTACACGGCTAATAAAAAATAAAATTAAAAGGGCGGTTTTCTCTAAAATAGAGAAAACTGCCCTTTATCTATGTCATCTATTTATTTTTATAATGTTCATCTTTATATTGAGTATATATTACTCTTGCATCTTTATTAGGAAAATAAGTTGGCGCACTTAAAACGATAAACACAAAGAATACCATTAAAAAGAAAAGTACCCAATGAGTAAACATCCCAATAATAGGGATAAAGGCGATAAATGATCCAATCACTCCAATAAGTGGAATAATTGCCATCGGTTTAATTGCATTTTGTCGATCAACTATTAGAATGATAAACAATATTAGATATAACAGTGCATTAAATAAAAGAGGCTGCCAACCAAAACTAACTATTACACTCCCACCTAAAAAAGGAATCCCATAGAAGAATTCAAATGCAAGTAATATGATGCTAATAATAGATAGTGTAGCCTTAATATTTCTTTTCAAGTTTATTCACCTCCGTGAAATAGTTTGATTGTATTTAAAATAAACGATATATACTATAGTAGATTTTACATAACTAATACGTTCTACATTAATATTATAATTGAAATTTTAAAAAAGGGAAAAAATTTACTTAAAAAGGTTGAAGTACATGATTATTTCAAGTACAATACTAAAGTATGTGTTAGACAAGAGTACAAAAGTTATAGAAAAGCCTTGATTTATCAATGTTTTTCATGTAACATATCTAATGTTGGACTTGATGAAAGCGATGAAGCGAAAGGTTACTGACACACCCGGCCGCTTTGCCATGGCGCTGTGTAAGATAGTTTTCGTGGAGAAGTCTATCACTCAAATGTAGACGAATAAGGAGGGAAAATTATGGCAAAACAAAAAATCAGAATCAGATTAAAAGCTTACGATCACCGTGTGATTGATCAATCAGCAGAGAAAATTGTTGAAACTGCAAAACGTTCTGGTGCAGATGTTTCTGGACCAATTCCATTGCCAACTGAGAAATCAGTTTACACAATTATCCGTGCGGTGCATAAGTATAAAGATTCTCGTGAA from Staphylococcus taiwanensis includes the following:
- a CDS encoding glucose 1-dehydrogenase — translated: MFQDLENKVVVITGSGSGIGKSLAENFGKAKAKVVLNYRSDRHLDEIETLKQTITNAGGQAIAVQGDVAVEKDVKNLVQSAVNEYGTLDIMINNAGFEKPIPSHEMSVEEWQKAIDINLTGAFIGSREAINHFLKEDKKGIIINTSSVHDTIPWPNYVNYAASKGGLKLMMETMSMEYAQYGIRINNISPGAIVTEHTREKFSDPKTRAETLEMIPAKEIGEAQDIANVALFLASDLANYIHGTTIYVDGGMTNYPAFMGGKG
- a CDS encoding glucose transporter; amino-acid sequence: MQFVDILIALLPALFWGSVVLINVFVGGGPYNQIRGTTLGALIVGIVLLLMGRAQFDNLTVIIVGLISGALWAFGQGNQLRSVNLIGVSKTMPISTGMQLVGTTLFSAIFLGEWSTGVQVTMGIIAMILLVTGIALTSLRGKNAGKSDDPEFKKALLILIISTIGYVGYVVIGDIFGVSGTDALFFQSIGMAIGGFLLSMRHETNIKSTTLNLIPGIVWAIGNLFMFYSQPKVGVATSFSLSQLLVIVSTLGGIFLLGEKKDKRQMIGIWSGIILIIIAAFILGNLK
- a CDS encoding GNAT family N-acetyltransferase; protein product: MQIVKVSDLNQIISFINSSSDEYASYIYKIAKVQDDVKQLLQESINTCGVYCMIEDETIVALITGINYETDKFKVLGPYVNDTFHFDTEHFIELFSSFKIAQSPNAIFNFSYDECTHNSKTIMKSIGANYNFTDYYLNVYKPIDKTEPDVNIIDYQPGFQRAFSKLHEQTFKHNALTPKEIIESLDENNRLFLFVSEGLLKGYLYLQIDSQQSIAEIRYFSSHSDYRLKGIAFDLLSYSINYAFNHFNLSKVYFKIRSKNATLVERFNELGFEIDTEYKKYKL
- a CDS encoding DNA topoisomerase III, whose protein sequence is MKSLILAEKPSVARDIAEALNIKGKRNGYIENERYIVTWALGHLVTNAQPEHYDKAYKEWKLEDLPIIPKQMQTIVIGKTSKQFKTVKSLILNKEVKEIIIATDAGREGELVARLILDKVRTSKTIKRLWISSVTKKAIQQGFKHLKDGKAYQNLYEAALARSEADWIVGINATRALTTKYDAQLSLGRVQTPTIQLVNARQQAINHFKPKKYYTLTADIDGLTFQLKTNNQYMSKEVISQIADEIRGSEVIINNVDSKKKKSYPKSLYNLTDLQQEAYQRFKMGPKETLNTIQNLYERHKVLTYPRTDSNYLTDDMVDTIKERLQALLATDYKAQIRPLIGQSYSSKMRIFNNSKVSDHHAIIPTEVRPDMQSLSNRESKVYMMVAERFIASLMAPHEFEAVKVDANVGNHVLVLNEKITRQLGFKALTKDSNDVVKESHFKKGEKHRLQNIKVNEHETTPPEYFNEGSLLKAMENPQNYIQLNDKKHANTLKQTGGIGTVATRADIIEKLFNINAIESRDGKIKVTTKGKQILDLAPQELTSPLLTAEWEEKLLLIEKGKYNSRRFIDEMKAFTQSIVNTIKTSEQKYKHDNLTTTECPTCGKFMIKVKTKNGQMLVCQDPSCKTKKNVQRKTNARCPNCKKKMTLFGRGKDAVYRCVCGHTETQEQMDKRFKNKSNSKVSKKEMKKYMNKEDSLENNPFKDALKNLRL
- a CDS encoding NCS2 family permease, yielding MKKYFQFDKYGTNYKKEIIGGITTFLSMAYILAVNPQVLSLAGVKGVSADMKMDQGAIFVATALAAFVGSLFMGLIARYPIALAPGMGLNAFFAFTVVLTMGIPWQIGLTGVLFSGLFFAILTMTGLRETIINAIPYQMKMAVSAGIGLFITFVGLQSAGIIVKNDSTLVTLGHLTKGPVLLAIFGIIITIILYARKVPGSIFIGMIITAIVGMITGLIHTPSGVIGEIPSIKPTFGAAFEAFKDPSQLFTIQFLIVILTFFFIDFFDTAGTLVAVASQAGIMKDNKLPRAGRALFADSLATIVGAVFGTTTTTSYIESTSGVAVGARTGFASIVTGFCFLLALFFSPLIEVVTSAVTTPALVVVGILMASNFAEINWKKFEVAVPAFITIIMMPLSYSIATGIACGFVFYPITMLITKKHKEVHPIMYFLMVLFILYFIFVHG
- the rpsJ gene encoding 30S ribosomal protein S10, translated to MAKQKIRIRLKAYDHRVIDQSAEKIVETAKRSGADVSGPIPLPTEKSVYTIIRAVHKYKDSREQFEQRTHKRLIDIVNPTPKTVDALMGLNLPSGVDIEIKL